In the Telopea speciosissima isolate NSW1024214 ecotype Mountain lineage chromosome 2, Tspe_v1, whole genome shotgun sequence genome, one interval contains:
- the LOC122650598 gene encoding uncharacterized mitochondrial protein AtMg00860-like, producing the protein MVEWETPKNIVDIHSFLALAGYYRMFIENFSRILAPMTLLTRKGVKFKWFDDCEKSFQELKQRLISTLVLTIPNGTREMVVYSDTSKMGLILMQDGKLVAYASR; encoded by the coding sequence ATGGTTGAgtgggagacacccaagaatATCGTAGACATTCATAGTTTTTTGGCCCTAGCCGGTTACTACAGAATGTTCATCGAGAACTTCTCGAGGATTTTAGCCCCTATGACTCTACtaacccgaaagggagtgaagttcaaGTGGTTTGATGACTGTGAGAAGAGCTTCCAGGAGTTGAAGCAGAGATTGATTTCTACTCTAGTActcaccattcctaatggtactagAGAGATGGTGGTCTATAGTGACACATCTAAGATGGGCCTGATTTTGATGCAAGATGGGAAGttagtggcctatgcttctcgatag